The Corynebacterium callunae DSM 20147 genomic sequence TTAATGGAGCGCCGCCCCACCTTTGCCATTATGAAAGGCCGATCCAATTATCTGTGTATGAATAAGGTGGCGCGACAAGAGGAACTTGCTCAGGAAGACTCGCTTATTTCTGAGGAAGATATCTCTTGGTTGGGCAAGCACATTGTGCGACTTAATGAATGGGCTAATGAAACCGAAACTGGCGATCGTGATGATCTCGATCCTGGTGTTCCTGAGCTGGCGTGGAAGCAAGTCAGTGTGACTGCTCGGGAATGTATCGGGGCCAGCAGGTGCCCGCATGGCGAGGATTGCTTCGCCGAGGTGGCTCGTCGCAAAGCAAAAGAAGCTGATGTGGTGGTCACCAATCACGCCCTCCTAGCTATCGATGCACTCTCCGATGTGGCCGTGCTCCCCGAGCACGAGGTTGTGGTTATCGATGAGGCACACGAACTAGATGGCCGCATCACCGCGGTTGCTTCGGCGGAAATCACTGTTAATTCCCTTAATCTCGCAGCGCGCAGAGCCAGCAAATTGGATTCTGATAAACGCGAAGACAAGGTTAATGAGCTCGCTGGCGATCTGGAATTGCTACTGCAAAGTATGCAACCGGGCCGGTGGAATGACATGGATGAAGGATCTAAGGGCACGCTCGTTGCGCTCAAGGATGCGCTGTGGAATTTGCGTGCGCAGATTTCCAGTTCTCCAGAGGGCGAAGCCGCCAATGATCCGGAGCGATTTGCTGAGCGTCAGAACTTAAGCAATCACCTCATGGAGATCCATGATGCCATTGTGAGAATTTTGGAGGTTTTTGAGGAAGAAGACCCCGCCAAACAACTCGACGTGGTCTGGCATAACCATGATGAGCGACGCGGAGATTCCCTCAATGTGGCGCCACTTTCCGTGGCAGGCCTTTTGCACGACAAGCTTTTTACGGACAATACCGTGGTATTGGCCAGCGCCACCCTAACCATTGGCGGAAACTTCAATGCCATGGCTGCCAGCTGGGGCTTACCTAAGGGCACCTGGGATAGCCTCGATGCTGGCACGCCTTTTGATCCAGCCCGCTCCGGCATTCTCTATACCGCAAAGCATCTGCCAGATCCCGGCCGCGATGGGTTGCCTGAGGAAACTCTGGATGAGATTTATGAACTCATCATGGCTGCTGGTGGCCGCACACTGGGGCTCTTTTCATCACGCCGGGCGGCTGAGCAAGCTACCAAGGCTATGCGTGCCCGTCTGCCTTTTGATGTTTTATGCCAAGGTGATGACAATACGGCAGCTTTGGTGAAGAAGTTCTCGGACAGTGAAAATACGTGTCTTTTTGGCACCCTCACGCTCTGGCAGGGTGTGGATGTGCCGGGCAAGTCTTTGTCATTGGTGATTATTGATCGTATCCCATTCCCCCGACCTGATGATCCACTATTGCAGGCTCGAAAAGAAGCGGCGGATGCTGAAGGCCGTAATGGTTTTATGGAAGTAGCAGCCACTCATGCTGCTCTATTAATGGCGCAGGGAGCTGGCCGTCTACTGCGACATGTGGGCGATCGCGGTGTGGTTGCAGTGCTTGATCATCGACTTGTCACTAAACGATATGGCAGTTTCCTCCGTTCATCCATGCCCCGTTTTTGGGAAACCACCAAACCAAAAGTAGTGCGCGACGCACTTAAACGCCTGGTGGCTCAATAAGCCGGTGACGTAAAAGTTGGTCGCGCATTACAACTGCGCTAATTCCGCGAACCCCGGATGCTAGACCTGGGTGCTAGACCCTAGGGGCAATTGGGCCACGGATAATGGTCTGGAATGCGTAGGCATAAAGCAGGTAGGTCAAAGGAGTGGTTACCAGCATTCCCACAATTGTGAAACTGCCGATGAAATTCAAAGCAAACACTGCCAGCAGCAAAAGGATAGTTGGTACCCAGTTACTGGAAACTGCCTTGCAGCTGGCTTTTAGAGCTTCGCCGACACCTAAGTTAGCAATGTGGAAGGACGCAGGCACTGCAAAAACCAGCAGATAAGCTATGACTAAGCCTGGCACATAAAGCGCAATCATGCCGATACCGACCAAGATGCCAACAATGATATAGACCAAAACTGGTTTGCCCAGTCCTTGAACCTTAAAGAAGCTAGCAAAGCTGATCTCTTCACCACGCACCACGGCCAGGGCATTGCGGTAACAATTAAGTGTCCAAATAAATGTCACCACCATGGCCACCAGCATTCCAATAAAGCCAAGCACACCAACTGTTCCAAAGATGCCAGTGGCTACCGCAGTACTGCTTTCGCTGGCTGCGACCATGGCTCCCATCAAGGGAACCATGAGGACTGCCAGGCTGATGGTAAGTACCGCGAAGAAAACTAGAGCGGAGACTACCCACGCAACCCAGGTAGCAGAAAAACCTTTCCAGGCTTTGCTAAAAACATCGCCGATATCAAAGGTTCCCCATTGAACCTCTTGTGCCTGAGGTTGCGGGCCACCAGCCGGCGCTGGCGCATAACCATCAAAAGCATAGGCCGATTGCTGAAAGGGCTGACCATAAGGGTCAGAGGGACCAGGCTGAGCGGGTTGACCGGACTGGCCATAAGGCCATTGTTGATTTTCATCGTCTTGACCTGGATATTGAGAACCATATGGATTGGTCACAATTCCTCCTTGCGATAGGTGGGGGTTAATTTACACCCTACAAGCTAGGAGTCCGGAGCACAGCGGACGTTATGGAATCGCAACAACAGTCACAGTATTGGGTGCAACCTCAGTAAATCCACCATCGCGCACCGGAACTGCACCCGGGGCTGCTAAAAATTCCGCAAATTCCGCAGTCGAAACTTCACGCACATGCAAAGCAAAATCAGCCTGCGCCCAAGCTGCTACCCATTCATAAGACTGGTGGGCAGCCAATAACATCGAAGCATGACCCACCTGGGCAGCAGCTTTGCCCAAGGTCATGTCCAAAGATCCATCCACATAAATCACGGGTGCATCGTCGGAAATATCATTGGGGTGATCCAGCGGCAATTCGGTGCCCGAAATCTGCAGTTTCCGAATATCCGCCGGCACTTCACTGACCGCACTTGGCAAAAATGCACGTACCTGCGCCCCATCATCATCGACGGTCACACCGGTTAAATCCTGCACCTTTACCCAGGCAGTATTGCGCGCGCGCCGCGCCACCTTGCGGATCAAATGGCCATACCAACGCTCCAGCGCCGCCCGAAACTCCGGGTCAGTTGCCACTCGCTCATCAAGACAGAGCTTTACGACGGCGCGAGCCGCCGCTTCCAGTACATCAGTCCGGCGCGGGGCATCCTGTTTGGGGATATGCAGGGCAATTTGCATTGCCTGCACCGTTGCCGGGTCATTAGGATCCTCGCCGTGCGGGCCGTCGCCCGCGCGCTCGGACAATAATGTGTGAGCGATGCGCAGTGGTTCGTCGAAAAGCGCTTCTTTAGGCATTGTTAGGCAAAGGAACGCGGTGGAAGGTTCCATCCTCAAGGTCAGCGAGGTCAATTTCATCGCGGGAAATGCCCATAATGTGCAAAACCTCATCCAAGAAAGGATGGTTCACTGAGGTATCGGCGATCTCCTTCAGCGCAGGCTTAGCGTTGAATGCAATACCAAGACCCGCTGCGGAGAGCATATCGATGTCATTTGCACCATCGCCAACAGCGACAGTTTGGTGCATCTTCAGTCCGGAATCTGCGGCGAACTCAGCGAGGAACTCAGCCTTGGCAGCGCGGTCCACAATCTTGCCAATAACGTTGCCGGTGAGCTTGCCATCAACAATTTCCAAAGTGTTGGCACGTACATAATCCAGGTCTAGTTCTTCAGCAAGACCTTCCAAAACCTGGATAAATCCGCCGGAAACCACAGCAGTCTTATAACCCATGCGGTTAAGGGTACGAATGGTGGTGCGAGCACCTGGGGTGAGCTCAATTGCGGCTGCAACTTCATCGATTACAGAAGCATCCAAACCGGCCAAAGCCTTAACACGCTCGCGCAGGGACTCTTCAAAGTCGAGCTCGCCGCGCATTGCACGCTCAGTAACAGCAGCTACTTCTGCTTCCTTACCGGCATAAGCTGCCAGCATCTCAATAACCTCACCGGTGATCAAGGTGGAATCGCAGTCAAAGCAGACCAGGCGCTTGGAACGGCGCAGCAGACCGGAGCGCTCAATAGCGATATCGACATTCAGCTCTGCAGTCAGCGCAGCCAAAGCTTTACGAATCTTCTGCGCACCACCAGGGCTAGTATCTGGCACGGTGATCTTCAGCTCGAGGCCGGTTACTGGGTAATCAGAAAGTCCACGGATGGTATCGATATTGGCATCATAATCAGCCAAGGTCTGGCCAATGCGGGAAATATCCATTGCATCAACTGGGTCACCCAAAACCACCACAACGTGTGAGGAACGAGGGCGGGAAGATTGCACGGTGTCCTGAATTTCTACGAGGACAGACTGGCCATGCACCTTCAAGGTATCGGTGAGTCCGGTGGTGACAGTTTCCACCTTCT encodes the following:
- a CDS encoding ATP-dependent DNA helicase: MSDAENTQQPTPSEPLNAATVELLNAAVESLGGARRAGQEAMAEAVTKAFENKRHLAVQAGTGTGKSLAYLVPSMRFAQNTDSTVIVSTATIALQRQLVHRDLPRLADALEPLMERRPTFAIMKGRSNYLCMNKVARQEELAQEDSLISEEDISWLGKHIVRLNEWANETETGDRDDLDPGVPELAWKQVSVTARECIGASRCPHGEDCFAEVARRKAKEADVVVTNHALLAIDALSDVAVLPEHEVVVIDEAHELDGRITAVASAEITVNSLNLAARRASKLDSDKREDKVNELAGDLELLLQSMQPGRWNDMDEGSKGTLVALKDALWNLRAQISSSPEGEAANDPERFAERQNLSNHLMEIHDAIVRILEVFEEEDPAKQLDVVWHNHDERRGDSLNVAPLSVAGLLHDKLFTDNTVVLASATLTIGGNFNAMAASWGLPKGTWDSLDAGTPFDPARSGILYTAKHLPDPGRDGLPEETLDEIYELIMAAGGRTLGLFSSRRAAEQATKAMRARLPFDVLCQGDDNTAALVKKFSDSENTCLFGTLTLWQGVDVPGKSLSLVIIDRIPFPRPDDPLLQARKEAADAEGRNGFMEVAATHAALLMAQGAGRLLRHVGDRGVVAVLDHRLVTKRYGSFLRSSMPRFWETTKPKVVRDALKRLVAQ
- a CDS encoding DUF2189 domain-containing protein — translated: MTNPYGSQYPGQDDENQQWPYGQSGQPAQPGPSDPYGQPFQQSAYAFDGYAPAPAGGPQPQAQEVQWGTFDIGDVFSKAWKGFSATWVAWVVSALVFFAVLTISLAVLMVPLMGAMVAASESSTAVATGIFGTVGVLGFIGMLVAMVVTFIWTLNCYRNALAVVRGEEISFASFFKVQGLGKPVLVYIIVGILVGIGMIALYVPGLVIAYLLVFAVPASFHIANLGVGEALKASCKAVSSNWVPTILLLLAVFALNFIGSFTIVGMLVTTPLTYLLYAYAFQTIIRGPIAPRV
- the serB gene encoding phosphoserine phosphatase SerB, which encodes MTELIQTEDQDNLAGQHVALREGYLPAVITVSGRDRHGVTAAFFRVLSANQVQVLDVEQSMFRGFLNLAAFVGIAPQKVETVTTGLTDTLKVHGQSVLVEIQDTVQSSRPRSSHVVVVLGDPVDAMDISRIGQTLADYDANIDTIRGLSDYPVTGLELKITVPDTSPGGAQKIRKALAALTAELNVDIAIERSGLLRRSKRLVCFDCDSTLITGEVIEMLAAYAGKEAEVAAVTERAMRGELDFEESLRERVKALAGLDASVIDEVAAAIELTPGARTTIRTLNRMGYKTAVVSGGFIQVLEGLAEELDLDYVRANTLEIVDGKLTGNVIGKIVDRAAKAEFLAEFAADSGLKMHQTVAVGDGANDIDMLSAAGLGIAFNAKPALKEIADTSVNHPFLDEVLHIMGISRDEIDLADLEDGTFHRVPLPNNA
- a CDS encoding peptidyl-tRNA hydrolase, whose protein sequence is MPKEALFDEPLRIAHTLLSERAGDGPHGEDPNDPATVQAMQIALHIPKQDAPRRTDVLEAAARAVVKLCLDERVATDPEFRAALERWYGHLIRKVARRARNTAWVKVQDLTGVTVDDDGAQVRAFLPSAVSEVPADIRKLQISGTELPLDHPNDISDDAPVIYVDGSLDMTLGKAAAQVGHASMLLAAHQSYEWVAAWAQADFALHVREVSTAEFAEFLAAPGAVPVRDGGFTEVAPNTVTVVAIP